The Ornithorhynchus anatinus isolate Pmale09 chromosome 1, mOrnAna1.pri.v4, whole genome shotgun sequence genome includes a window with the following:
- the INSIG2 gene encoding insulin-induced gene 2 protein — MADGRDGGPCPGGGGRGVSVAARGGLLFAVGAALALVLNLLQVQRHVTLFPPDVLAGALGSAWWVPPCCGTAAAAIGLLYPCVDRHLGEPHRFKREWSSVIRCVAVFVGINHASAKVDFANNLQLSLTVAALSVGLWWTFDRSRSGLGLGLGVAVLGTAGTQLLVHHGVYRYSSPDFLYVRSWLPSIFFAGGVTVGNIGRQLAMVSRPPPAPPGAGAGPGARGEAGEYECQATAEKTHPE, encoded by the exons ATGGCGGACGGCCGGGACGGGGGGCcgtgcccggggggcgggggccggggggtgagcGTGGCGGCCCGCGGGGGCCTGCTGTTCGCCGTGGGGGCGGCGCTGGCCCTGGTCCTCAACCTGCTGCAGGTGCAGCGCCACGTCACCCTCTTCCCGCCGGACGTGCTGGCCGGCGCCCTCGGCTCCGCCTGGTGGGTGCCCCCCTGCTGCGGGACCGCCGCCG CCGCGATCGGCCTGCTGTACCCGTGCGTCGACCGCCACCTGGGCGAGCCGCACCGGTTCAAGCGGGAGTGGTCCAGCGTCATCCGCTGCGTCGCCGTCTTCGTGGGCATCAACCACGCCAGCGCC AAAGTGGATTTCGCCAACAACCTGCAGCTGTCGCTGACGGTGGCGGCCCTGTCGGTGGGACTGTGGTGGACGTTCGACCGGTCCCGCAGcggcctgggcctggggctgggcgtCGCCGTCCTGGGCACCGCGGGCACCCAGCTGCTCGTCCACCACGGCGTCTACCG GTACTCCTCGCCCGACTTCCTCTACGTTCGCTCCTGGCTCCCTTCCATCTTCTTCGCCGGCGGCGTCACCGTGGGGAACATCGGCCGCCAGCTGGCCATGGTgagccggccgccccccgccccgccgggggccggggccggcccgggggcccggggggaggccggagag tacgAATGCCAAGCGACGGCGGAAAAGACCCACCCGGAGTGA